A window from Triplophysa dalaica isolate WHDGS20190420 chromosome 3, ASM1584641v1, whole genome shotgun sequence encodes these proteins:
- the LOC130417627 gene encoding polyadenylate-binding protein 1-like, with protein MRRLRSSDLPLHFLTFIEQFISLIHSLNNTFSSELLCVSCILSCFNISCELVIFTGQMTSFVGGSCRAAGVPRDQIASLFVGDLHPEVSEFVLHQTFSPFGPIQSVRVCRDRLTRRSLRYGYVNFVNLANAESAMDNLMCQDLLGRPMRIMFSQRDSTLRTTGVGNIFVKGLASSIDGARLHDSFSIFGKILSCKVVCDANGSKGYGFVHFATFEAAEKAIKALDGMLLDDQLVSIGHFKTFEERRVEPQVVAQDNERRYPGVSLYVRNLPYSFSEQQLHRVFSPFGSIMSAKLMMEAGRSRGFGFVSFSTLEVATKAASVMDGRVVAGRALRVTLSRHNEQKTQTEKQDSSSDSLPAGRFTSAVPQVEKRPDAQPENQPALQDVSRQTAACALAQSESLRPPMPVDLWDDVNTRPPRLLVSQVLMEYWASQAGLDVLRPMRPLALPAPSDDTEVFTHLSQIPKTLPDGARAPVQTQAQQLVDSSHRSPSAWGRRFWTTLDRCSESRSLSCPTSWSITNLQTTRRHYKWIYGRTLPRNKTNVRL; from the exons atgagacggTTGCGATCTTCAGACTTGCCTTTACATTTCTTGACTTTTATTGAACAGTTCATTTCGTTAATTCATTCGTtgaacaatacattttcatctgaattactgtgtgtgtcctgtattttgtcttgttttaacatttcttgcgAGTTGGTTATTTttacaggtcagatgacatcgttcgtcggaGGAAGCTGTCGTgcggctggcgtaccgagggaccagatcgcctcgttgttcgtgggggaccttcatccagaagtgtccgagttcgtcctccatcagacgttcagcccgttcggtccgatccagtccgtgcgggtctgcagagacaggttgactcggcgatccctgcggtatggttatgttaactttgttaacctcgccAATG ccgagagtgccatggacaacctgatgtgccaggatcttctgggcagacccatgcggatcatgttctcccagcgtgattccacGCTGCggacgactggggtcgggaacatcttcgtcaagggtctggccagcagcatcgatggtgcccgccttcatgacagcttctcgatttttgggaagatcctgtcctgcaag gtggtctgcgatgcgaacggatccaaaggttacggattcgtccactttgccaccttcgaagcggcagagaaggccatcaaagcgcttgatggcatgttgttggacgaccagctagt gtccattggccactttaagACCTTTGAAGAGCGTCGCGTTGAGCCGCAGGTCGTGGCTCAGGACAACGAGCGGCGCTACCCG ggggttAGTCTGTACGTGCGTaatctgccctatagcttcagtgagcagcagctgcacAGAGTGTTCTCACCCTTTGGAAGCATCATGAGTGCCAAG ttgatgatggaggccggacgcagccgagggtttggatttgtcagcttctccaccctcgaagTTGCGACCAAGGCTGCGTCGGTCATGGACGGGCgtgtggttgccggcagggcgttgcgggtcactctgtctcgtcacaacgagcagaagacccagaccgagaagcaggacagcagcagtgactcacttcctgctggacggtttacgtctgctgttcctcaa GTCGAAAAACGCCCTGACGCTCAACCTGAAAACCAGCCGGCGCTTCAGGAcgtcagtcgacagacagcAGCGTGCGCCCTCGCTCAGA gtgagagtctccgcccacccATGCCTGTCGACCTGTGGGATGACGTTAATACTCGGCCcccgcgcctgctggtctctcaggtgctcaTGGAATACTGG gcaagccaagcaggGTTGGATGTGTTGCGTCCTATGCGAccgctcgccctgcctgcacccagtgatgatactgaagtcttcactcact tGTCTCAGATTCCCAAAACTCTGCCTGACGGTGCAAGAGCTCCTGTCCAAAcgcaagctcaacag CTGGTTGActcttcacatcggtcaccatccgcgtgggggcgccggttctggacgacgttagacagatgttcggagtccagaagcctgagctgccccaccagctggagcatcacGAATCTACAGACAACACGCAGGCATT acaaatggatctatggcagaacactcccgcGGAACAAGACCAACGTGAGGCTTTGA